TGTCCTTCTATAGTTGCAACAGTTCAGACTTGGCCTTGGGTTTTGGGGCACACTCAGTTCCACAGGGGCATTCTTATTCTCCATGCTTATATTGTACTTCTCTTTGCTTTTCTCCCCCTATCTGTTAATTGCATTGTTTCCCATTCTAGCCCTGTCCCCCACCCTTCATGGAGCAGTTTCTCTTTCCCAATATTAGCCCTGTTTGATTTCAATAGTCGTTGCTGGCTATCAGCCTGTGAACCTTTCTTCTATCCATCAGCCAGGGGAACAACTATTGGTCATGAACACACCAGGGGACATGTTGGACATGTTGAACACTGTAGGATAATGACACTGGAGGAGGTCGGGGGATCATAGGTGGTATCAGGGATCTAACCCGTCAGgtttgctgcttgcaaggtaagcacctaaatccctatactatctttttgaCCCATTACTGACATTTCTGAACTTCAGTCTGTAACATGTAGTGAGTGTACttcacaagatttttttaaaaaataagactgcACATAAAATTCCTCATTACTATTTCATATCCATTTAACTCCGCCCATCATGCTCTCCTACACTTAAGGCACTGGTGATACAGATTCTACCTCAATAAAAGTGGGATGGAGAAAGAAAACCATTTCTCCTGAGCTGCCTCTTTTCCCTCAGATCCAAGGTTTAATTCCAGtatcttttctttctgatatCTACGGACAGTAAACCTTGGACACTAAAATACAGACTAACAGGTCAGATGGGGAGGGGAATGAAAGGGTTGGGCCAAATGGGCTGACTGGAAATAACTCAGAATCATGTATGTTGGGTCTGAAACACACTGGTGCTAAGGGATGGAAGAGTATGCTCCAAAACCCTACCAAACAACAATTTGGTGGAATGTGTGAGAAGTCTGATTAGAGGTAACTAAGGTGGGTACTAAGGTGGTGGGGTGCCAGAACCttattaataaggaaaaaaaaaagtggacagAAGAGCAACCATTATATATTCTCCCAATATAAGCATAGTGTACATTATCCCGGAAATCCAGTTCCTGACCTTGCCTTTACTGGAGGAAACATGGGCAGTGGACCAAAAGTCAGTAGAATCCTGGCTACCCACTCTGCCCAGTAGTTGGGCAGTGGTTTATTCAAATAATTTGATTTGATAGTATTTCTTTCATAGCACTTTCTTTGCCATTCTAGTACTAAATCATTGTGGAAAATTGAGGGGTGGGGGATTCCCTCAATACTGGAGTGATTTTTGACAACATCCTTCACTTTCTAAACCATAAACGCATCCCTGGGGGTGCTTTAGGTAAAATATGTACacacgtatgtgtgtgtatatatatataaatatacataatttatatgtgtgtacacacttGATTGGGCGAGGGGGAAAATAGCCCTTCTCCCATGTGCTAAACGATCCACAAAACATCTTGCATAAAGATGCCTCCAAAGTGGTTCTTCTAAAAAGTTTATGCACGTACACCCCAATTTTGGTAAGAACTCTAAGAAGAAAATGCTCTTTCGTACGTTTGTTTTCACGGAACAGGTCTTTTCACTGCTCTTTGGGCAATTATTCCTGAATGACAGATGGCTTTGCCTGCCACAAGCCCTTAAGGTTAACTCACACCGACGCAGAGCGGCGCAACCAGTAGTAGCTTTATTGCTGCTTCCAACCAACGCGTTCCTTTAAAATGACCCGCGCGACACGGGGAGCCCCGGCTCTCGGCGCAGAGAACCACACGCCCGTCAGCCCCGGCCGGCGACGCCTCGCGCTCTCGGGTGTCCGTGGGCCGGGCTAGGTCCACTTCCTGGAGACGTTGAGGTGGTCGAGCTGGTCCCGGATGAACCTGTGCGGGGGGAACTTGGCCATGTTGGCCGCCTTGATGGCCTCGAAGGCCGCGGCTCTGCGGGCCGCCGCGTGGCCGTGCTCCTGCTCGGCGCTCAGGTACGGCATGCCCAGCCAGTAGTGGTTCTCCGCCTCCGTCTCCAGGCGCCGGAGCATGTTCTCCTTCATCCGGGAGGTGACGAAGCGCGGCCGCCGGTGCTTCCCGATCCACTGGCGGCCCGGGATGCGGTTGCGGAGGAGGAGGGCCGTCAGGAACATGGCGCGCTGGCGAGGGATGCGAGTCGGACGGCCCGCGGCCTCGGCTCGCTCGGCGGCGATCGCAGGAGGACGCGAGCCCGCGAGGGAAGGGACGCAGACGGGTGGTCTCGAGAGAGGAAAAGCGCTCCAACGCCCGCCGGCTTACGAGCTCCGCGCCCTTCGACGCCGGAAGTGCAGCCGTCCCGCCCCTTCACGCGATACTTCAGCTCTCGCGCGACCAAGGACGCTTCCGGCGCGCGTAGATTCAAACCTGTGGCCTCTGTCGTCAGGCTGAGCCTCCGGCTCTGTACTTCACACTCATGGAGCTGATTCGAAGTTTCTGTGGGAAGCTGCGCGCCCTGGCCGTCACGCTGGACCTGGAGACGGCCCGGCTGCAGCGGGCTCTGGAGGGAGAGGACAGCGGTGAGCGACGCCGGCTGGCGTGGAGAGGGTGGCGGCGGCTGGGGCGCGCGCGCCCGCGCCGAGTTCGGTGGGGCGGCCGGGATGTTCGTGAGGGGAAGCGCGCGCCGAGGGCCGCGGCCGCCGGTtcccgccccgccgcgcgcccgaGAGGGTCCCGGTGGCATCGTGAGGGATGTCGTGAGCGGCACGCCGGCGTTCGCGGGTCGAGGCTATCCCCTTGTGGCCCGGTTCTAGCTCTTACGACCAGTGTCACTCCCTTCGCAGTGAAAGTAGCAATTCCGTAGCGCGGTGGAAACAGCGGATCTATGGAGGGACCGCTGTGGAGGAGGGCAGCTGGGGCCAATCTTGGTTCCCCAGTGTCCACGCCTTGGTTTCTCCATCAGTCCGAAAGCGGCGTGAAGAAAACTAGGAGTCGTTGGAGACAGTCGCTTTTCTGTGCAGGGTGTCACAGCACCTGTTTCTCACCGGGACCCCAGCGCTGCTCCTTCCTACAACATCGCCGACCTCGCTTGGTATTGGAGGTGTTTCCGTTGGTTTAAGAGTGTGTcagatggtggaatatgggcactggtgaagggatggtgtttgaatattgtataactgagaactttgtaactttccacatggtgataaaataaaaaaattttaaaaataaataaattaattaaataaattaaaaaagagtgtGTCAGGGCCTGGAgcgcaggacagcggggagggcgtttgccttgctcgcggcggACCCCGGCTTCTGTCCtctgcatcccatttggtcccccgagcaatgccagcaGTAATCCTTGggcattgtggggtgtgacccaaaagaagaaaaacacttttttaagaGTAggtcaagggggctggagcggtagcacagcggggagggcgtttgccttgcacgcggccaaccgggttcgattcccagcatcccatatggaccccgagcaccgccaggggtaattgctaagtgcatgagccaggagtgatccctgtgcatcgcagggtgtgactcaaaaaaaaaaaaaaaaagtaggtcagATTTTGTGTCCGTTGTGATGCCTTTAAACTATTCCACGTGTGTAGCCGCAGACTTCCTTTGATTATATTGTGAGTAgtttctcagccttttttttccccacaggtAGTGTTTGACAATACTGTGAATGGTAGATTTCATACACAGCATGAGCCCTCACCATACCCTcttccagtgtccacttccctccaccgctGTTTCAGTGTCCCCTACCCTTTCCTTTCCACTTCCCTCCCTTGTGGTAAACCATCTAAAAACCATTCCTTGGAGGAACCTGCAGAAGGTAGTGGCGGCGGCGCACCTGTGAGTGGAGGCCGAGGCCGGGCGGGGCGGCGCCCACGGCCCTGTGTAATAAGTGGAGCTGCCGCGGGGCGCCTTGAGCCTGTGGCTCTTCGCTT
The nucleotide sequence above comes from Sorex araneus isolate mSorAra2 chromosome 1, mSorAra2.pri, whole genome shotgun sequence. Encoded proteins:
- the MRPL57 gene encoding ribosomal protein 63, mitochondrial; protein product: MFLTALLLRNRIPGRQWIGKHRRPRFVTSRMKENMLRRLETEAENHYWLGMPYLSAEQEHGHAAARRAAAFEAIKAANMAKFPPHRFIRDQLDHLNVSRKWT